The DNA segment CAAGCCCAAGAACAACCATGTTGTCAAGGAGCTTTTTCTTCTTCGAAGAAGCCTTAAGAGAGTCCTTGGCGAGCTCGAGACTTGAGTCCATTACCACGTCTGCCACCATCGACAGATATTTTCCCACGTGGATCGGTTCCAAGTCCTCGGAAAGTTCCTTGAAGCAAAGCTTGAGCGACTCAATGTGCTTGAAGCTCCTAAGAGCGTTGAGTTTGTCCTCAAAGAATTCCTCTTCCGAGACGATTTCCCCGAGAGCCCGTGCCATGGCATCTTCCGAATCGTAAAACTGCGTCACGTCCTTCAGTATGATGGAGTCAAGATACTCGGGATGCCTGATAAGAAAATTAGACAGCATGCCGCCTCTTGAAAAGAGCCTTGAGAGAAGAGCAATGATTTCCGGGTTTTCCGATAAAAGAGAGTAAACCGACATCTTGGATCCCAGACCGGAGATGAATCTTTCAAGATTCATGAGTGCCGAATCCGGGTCGCTCAGCCTGATTATGCTTGAGAGAAAAGCCGGTATCACTTTTTTTGAAAGGATCCTTCCCCTTTCCGTGAGTCCGGCCCTCTGGGGATTCATGAGGCTCGATATGATTTCGATCGCGTCGTCCGGCGCCAAGAACCCGAGATTTCCGAGGGTCGAAATCGCCTCCTCGCGGTTTACATTTCCCTCGGCCATAAAATCCGCCACCTCCCAGAATTCCCTGCCTTTTTCCTCAAGCTCCACCTCGGGATCGAAGAACAGGTTCCCGCAGTTCTTCACGACAAGCGAGGTTATCTCTTCGTAAGCAGCCTTGAAGTCTGCCGTCGTTTCAAAACCCATCCTCCTTGAGAGTCTGGCGAGCGAACTTTCCTCCGTGGGAATGCTGTGCGTCTGAAGTTCATCCCAGAGCTGAATCGAATGCTCCACCTTTCTGAGAAAAAGATAGCAATGCTCCATCTCTTCCTTTACCTGTTTTGTTATGAAACCCGTCGTCGCCATGGCGGAAAGGCCGTCAAGAGTGTTCATGAGTCCCCTGAGCTTCTTCACCGCCCCGCCGCTCATAAGCTGGGTCGCCTGCACGAAAAACTCGATATCCCTTATTCCTCCCCTGCCGAGCTTCACGTCGTTTTCCTTCCGGATACCCTCGAGACGAATCTTCATGTCCTTGAGATCCTCTATGGACTCGTAATCGAGCAGCTTGCGGTATATTACCGGTTCAAGGTCCCCGAGGAATTCGCGACCGAGCCCAATGTCCCCGGCAACAGGGGTCGCCTTGAGCAAAACCGCTCTCTCCCAGGTCTCGGCCCAGTGGTAATAATGATCAAGGGCCGCGTCAATCGACACCGCGACCGGACTCCTGCTACCCCCCGGACGCAGACCCAGGTCGACTCTGTAGAGAAAACCGCCCGGGGTGACGGAACTTATCGTTCTAGTAATCGATGAGGAAAGCGTGAATATCTGTTCGGCGTACCCCTCGCTTCTGTAGAGATAAACGAGGTCTACATCGGAACTGAGATTAAGGAGTCTTCCGCCGAGTTTCCCCATGCCCAGCACCACGAACTCAAATTGGTCCCCGCCCTCGACTCGGGACCTGTAAAAATCAAGCACCGCCCTGACCACGGAACCGGCGAGGTCGGAAATCTCCTCCATGGTCTGGCGAAACGCGCAGAGACCCAGAATTTCTCTGTAGATTATTCTCGAGAGTTCTGTGTACTTGTACTCCTTGAGTCTTTCAGAGAACCGCTCTGAATCCTGCGAATTTCTCACAATCGAGGCCAGCGGAGCACGGTGGGAAGAAAGCGTTTTTTTTCTTGTAAGAGCTTTTTCATTAGCGAGTACGGTCAGCGCACGTGGATTTCTTATGATCGAATTGCCGAGGAATCTGCTGTGCGAAGAGATTATGCGGAGGATCTTTTCTTTTTCTCTGGAGAGTCTGCCGTTTATCTCCCGGAATCTCTCAACGGTTAAGCGCGCGTTTTCTTCGTCGGGAAGAGGGATTTTCTTTCTCATCGAGCCGGGTCACATGAAATCATAGGGATCAACATCAACTACAAGCTTAATTCCCGAGGCGTGTTTTTTCAACGAATCGTAAAGCGCCGAGGCGTAGTTCCGAAGCAGCCCCAGATTCCCTGATGCGACAATGATCTGCCATCTGAACCTGTTCCTGAGTTTGTATATGGGAGCCTCTGCGGGGCCGAGCACTCTGAGCGACCCGGGCGGAAGATTGAGAAGAAATCTCTCGGCCGTGCGTTTCATTCTTTCGGCGAAATCTCGCGTTTTCTCCTCATCAAATCCGTTTACTCTGAAGGATATGAACCTTGAGAAAGGAGGCTGATCAAGAGACTTTCTAAGCTCCAGTTCTTCATCCAGAAACCCGGAACTGTTATGGGAAATGGCAAATCTTACCGAAGGGTGTTCGGGATTATATGTCTGCAGAATGACCGTCCCGGGTTTTATTCCCCTGCCTGTTCTTCCGGCTACCTGTGTGAGGACCTGGAAAGTTCTTTCTCCCGAGCGGAAGTCGGGAATCCCTAGCATATGATCGGCTGAGAGAATACCGACAAGCGTAACCCCCGGCAGATCATGTCCCTTGGCTACCATCTGGGTCCCGATAAGAACATCCACCTCTCCGGACTCAAGTTTTCTGTAAAGGTCAAGAAGTTTGGTTTTTCCGCGAGTGTAATCCCTGTCCATAACGAAAACCCTGGCGTCGGGAAGCATGCTCTTTACCTGCTCCTCTACTTTCTGAGTCCCGAGACCCTTGCCCATGTATCTGGCGCCGCAGTGGGCGCAGGTATTTTCGAATTCCTGCATAATTCCGCAGTAATGGCATTTGATCGAATTATCCTTTTTGTGAAAAGTCAGGGTTATAGAGCAGTTGGGACACCTGAAGATTTCACCGCAGTCCCCGCAGACCAGAAAACTTGAAAAACCTCTCCTGTTAATAAAAAGAATCGATTGTTCCCCACGGCTGAAATTTTCCACCAGGGCATCCCTTAGGTGCGGGGAGAAAACAGTTTCATTCACGTTTTTCATATCCACAAGCTCAACATCGGGAAGCCTGTTCGTTCCCACCCTTGCGGGAAGAGAAAGATATTCGTACTTGCCCCTGATCGCGTTTGCATAGGATTCAAGCGAAGGAGTCGCAGAACCCAGTAGCACCGGACAGCCGTATATGGTTCCGAGCATGACCGCGGCGTCGCGGGCGTTGTAACACGGCGCCTCGTTCTGCTTGTAGGACGACTCGTGCTCCTCGTCAACCACCACAAGGCCGAGATTCTCAAGCGGAGCGAAAACCGCGGAGCGGGCCCCTATCACCACACTCAATTCGCCGCTGCGCGCCCTTCGCCACACGTCAAACCTCTCGCCTTCGCTAAGAGCGCTGTGAATCACCGATACCGCATCGGCAAAACGTGAACGAAACCTCTTCACAAGAAGCGGAGTAAGCGCTATCTCGGGAACGAGAACTATCGCCTGTTTCCCCTTGGCAATGACCTCGCTAACGACTCTCAGGTAGACCTCGGTTTTTCCGCTCCCGGTAACTCCGTGAAGGAGGAAACAGCGATATTCGTCCCCAGTTACGTAAGGCAGGATTTTCTCCATCGCCATCCGCTGATCCTGGGTAAGTTTTTCAGGCCGCTCTTCTTCCGCATCAAAGGCGCCGTAAGGGTCCCTTCCGATCTCTTTCAGTTCCACGGAGACCAGTGCATTATCCACAAGCCACTTTACGTGGACCGTAAAATTGCCGAATATCTCCTTTAGTTCCGAGTGAGGTGCGGAATCCCGGCTGCTTATAAACTCAAGTATGGTTCCCTTGGCCGGTTTTTTTCGCTTAATCTCTGAGACGCTGCCGGAATCGCAGGAGGCGCGGTAGATCTTCTCATACTTTACCTTCTCATCGCTTATGACCCTGTAGTCGAACTGAATATATCCTCTTCTCTGAAGAGAGTTAAGATTCTCTAGCGATGCTTTGCCGCTTAGTTCCAGAAGCTTTTCCGAAACCAGTTCCTCTTCAAGCAAAAGAGTTTCTAGGACCTTTTTCTCAAGATCGTCCAGACCCCTTTGCTGAAGACGGTTTTTCCCCTCCTCCGTGATCCGCACGGTTTTCCCGACGCTTTTACCGAGTCCCAGTGGGTGAGCAAATTTAAGTACCACTCCGAGAGGTGCCATGTAGTACTCGGAAACCCGGCGAAAAAAGTCCAAACGCTTTTCGTCAAAAAGCGGGGACTCATCCAGAATGTCGATTATATCCTTTAACTCGAAATCGACTTTCCGTTCGGCTTCATGCCCCACCACGTATCCTATGGCCTTTCGGTTTCCGAAGGGAACAAACACCCTCTTTCCTGTGGCGACCCCCTCTGGAAAACGTCTTGGAACCGAGTATAGAAAAAGCTGTTCGGAATGAATCGGCAAAGCTACCTGAACAATCTTTCCTGAAGCCATAACGATACCAGAAGACCCGAAGGCGCGGTCTTAGGGAAAAGTATATATGAAAGTGGGAAAAGAACCTTGAGTCCAGACCAGGAAACTGCTTGCAATATCAGGCAAGATCCGCGGGCATCATTATCATGTCGTCCATCGTACCGCCGGGAGCTATCATCGGATAAACCATTTCCGTACAGTCAACTTCTATCTCCATGAGAACAACCCCGGGGGTGTTTAGGCCTTCCCTGAGAGTGGGCTCAAGCTCCTCGGGCTTCACCGCCCGAAGACCTCTGGCGCCGAACGCCTCGGCAAGCTTTACGAAATCGGGCAGCACTTCAAACCGCGACGCGGAGTAATTGCTCTCAAAAAACATCGTCTGCCACTGCCTTACCATTCCGTGGTGACGATTGTTGAAAACAATAATTTTAAGATCCAGATTGTTTTCAACTGCCGTCGCGAGTTCCTGAAAATTCATCTGGAAGCTTCCGTCGCCGGCAACGCATATAACCTGCTCATCAGGTCTCGCGTATTTCGCTCCCATAGCCGCAGGGAAACTGAATCCCATAGTTCCCAGTCCTCCCGAGGTAAGATGGGTTCTGGGTCTCTCAAACTTGTAGAATTGAGCCACCCACATCTGATGCTGACCCACGTCAGAAACTATTATGGAGTCTCCTTTGGTGAGCTTGTAAAGCGTGTCTATGGCGTAGGTGGTGAGGATCTTCTCGCTTCCCTGGGAATAGGTAAGCGGATGTTTCTCCTCCCAGTCCCTTATCCTCCTGAGCCAGGATTCCCTTCCTTCAAGGTCAACTTCTCCAGGAAGAGCGTCAAGTATCTGGCGCAGTACGATCTTGGCGTCTCCTACTATCGGACACTGAACCGTTATGTTCTTGTCTATCGAGGAAGGATCTATGTCTATGTGGATAATTTCCGCGTTGGGGGCAAATTCCTCGAAGTTTCCGCCCGTGGCCCTGTCGTCAAAACGCCCGCCGATCGAGATAACGAGATCCGATTCAGTAACGGTCATATTGGCCGCGTAGGAACCGTGCATCCCGAGCATGCTTATGAAAAGCGGGTCGCTTGCCGGATAGCCTCCGAGTCCCATGAGGGTTGATGCCACGGGTATCTGGAGGCGGTGGCAGAACTCAAGCAGTTCATCCGTAGCCCCGGACCAGATAACCCCTCCTCCAGAATAAACAACCGGCCGCTTCGCAGCTACCAGCATCTCTACAGCTCTTTTTATCTGCGAGGGATTTCCCTTCATGGTGGGCTTGTAGCCTTTGATATCTATTTCACTATCCTCGGGGATTACAAGCTCGTCTTCCCCTATGAGGACGTCCTTCGGCATATCAACAAGAACCGGGCTGGGTCTTCCGGTGCCGGCTATGTGGAAAGCCTCCTTCATCGCTCTCGGAAGATCCCGGGTTTCCCGTACAAGGTAGTTATGTTTCGTGCAGGGTCTCGTTATGCCAATATGGTCTGCTTCCTGAAACGCATCGCTTCCAAGGTACTGCGTAGGAACCTGTCCCGTAAAGATAACTATAGGAGATGAATCCATCTGCGCCGTCGCTATACCGGTAACGGTGTTGGTCGCCGCCGGGCCCGAGGTGCAAAGCACCACTCCCGGCTTGCCCGAGGCCCTAGCGTATCCGTCGGCCATGTGCGTAGCTCCCTGCTCATGCCTCACGAGCACGTGATTTATCCTGTCCGTATAGTCGGTCATCACGTCATAGACCTTGAGAACGTAACCTCCCGGCAGTCCGAAGACCACGTCAATGCCTTGGTGAAGAAGCGTCTCAAAGAACATCTGTGCGCCGAGCATCTTGGCCATTTTACTATGTCTCCCTGATTGTTTTTAAAATACGGAGTACCTAAAACCTCACCCGCTTAATCTATCACCGCGTACAGACAACTTCAAGACCGCCGGCGAAAAAGATTCCTATCCCCTTTTCTGCGACTCCACTCCGCGCTCAGCGGCAGAGCGGCGAAGATAAAAGGGAGTCAGGGTGAAGGGATCGTCCTTTTGTCCGGAGAGAATCTTCTTTCTCCCCAGAAGCGCGCAACCGGACGCTCTAGGAGTGTTCAGATTCGGGGGCAAAAACAAGGCGTCCCCTCCCTGCATCTCCCGTATAAGTTTGGCGTGGAGAACCGCAGCGCTGCCCACAAAAACGGTTTTCCCTCTCGTCTTGGAGCATACAGACTCCGGGGTGGCGATTTCCGCCTCCGCTACTTCTTTGCCCTCGGAGTCATAAAAGGCAAAGAAGACTTCCCCTCTGCCCGCATCGGTCATGACGCATACGTCATCTCCTGACCAAAGCGCGTTTGAGGCAAGAATTTCAAGCGAGGGAACTCCCGCAAGATCTGCCCCTAAGGAATAGCTAAGCGCCTTCGCTGTGGATACCCCTATTCGAAGCGAGGTGAAGGAGCCCGGTCCGGTTGATA comes from the Candidatus Dadabacteria bacterium genome and includes:
- the priA gene encoding primosomal protein N': MASGKIVQVALPIHSEQLFLYSVPRRFPEGVATGKRVFVPFGNRKAIGYVVGHEAERKVDFELKDIIDILDESPLFDEKRLDFFRRVSEYYMAPLGVVLKFAHPLGLGKSVGKTVRITEEGKNRLQQRGLDDLEKKVLETLLLEEELVSEKLLELSGKASLENLNSLQRRGYIQFDYRVISDEKVKYEKIYRASCDSGSVSEIKRKKPAKGTILEFISSRDSAPHSELKEIFGNFTVHVKWLVDNALVSVELKEIGRDPYGAFDAEEERPEKLTQDQRMAMEKILPYVTGDEYRCFLLHGVTGSGKTEVYLRVVSEVIAKGKQAIVLVPEIALTPLLVKRFRSRFADAVSVIHSALSEGERFDVWRRARSGELSVVIGARSAVFAPLENLGLVVVDEEHESSYKQNEAPCYNARDAAVMLGTIYGCPVLLGSATPSLESYANAIRGKYEYLSLPARVGTNRLPDVELVDMKNVNETVFSPHLRDALVENFSRGEQSILFINRRGFSSFLVCGDCGEIFRCPNCSITLTFHKKDNSIKCHYCGIMQEFENTCAHCGARYMGKGLGTQKVEEQVKSMLPDARVFVMDRDYTRGKTKLLDLYRKLESGEVDVLIGTQMVAKGHDLPGVTLVGILSADHMLGIPDFRSGERTFQVLTQVAGRTGRGIKPGTVILQTYNPEHPSVRFAISHNSSGFLDEELELRKSLDQPPFSRFISFRVNGFDEEKTRDFAERMKRTAERFLLNLPPGSLRVLGPAEAPIYKLRNRFRWQIIVASGNLGLLRNYASALYDSLKKHASGIKLVVDVDPYDFM
- the ilvB gene encoding biosynthetic-type acetolactate synthase large subunit is translated as MAKMLGAQMFFETLLHQGIDVVFGLPGGYVLKVYDVMTDYTDRINHVLVRHEQGATHMADGYARASGKPGVVLCTSGPAATNTVTGIATAQMDSSPIVIFTGQVPTQYLGSDAFQEADHIGITRPCTKHNYLVRETRDLPRAMKEAFHIAGTGRPSPVLVDMPKDVLIGEDELVIPEDSEIDIKGYKPTMKGNPSQIKRAVEMLVAAKRPVVYSGGGVIWSGATDELLEFCHRLQIPVASTLMGLGGYPASDPLFISMLGMHGSYAANMTVTESDLVISIGGRFDDRATGGNFEEFAPNAEIIHIDIDPSSIDKNITVQCPIVGDAKIVLRQILDALPGEVDLEGRESWLRRIRDWEEKHPLTYSQGSEKILTTYAIDTLYKLTKGDSIIVSDVGQHQMWVAQFYKFERPRTHLTSGGLGTMGFSFPAAMGAKYARPDEQVICVAGDGSFQMNFQELATAVENNLDLKIIVFNNRHHGMVRQWQTMFFESNYSASRFEVLPDFVKLAEAFGARGLRAVKPEELEPTLREGLNTPGVVLMEIEVDCTEMVYPMIAPGGTMDDMIMMPADLA
- the glnE gene encoding bifunctional [glutamate--ammonia ligase]-adenylyl-L-tyrosine phosphorylase/[glutamate--ammonia-ligase] adenylyltransferase, which translates into the protein MRKKIPLPDEENARLTVERFREINGRLSREKEKILRIISSHSRFLGNSIIRNPRALTVLANEKALTRKKTLSSHRAPLASIVRNSQDSERFSERLKEYKYTELSRIIYREILGLCAFRQTMEEISDLAGSVVRAVLDFYRSRVEGGDQFEFVVLGMGKLGGRLLNLSSDVDLVYLYRSEGYAEQIFTLSSSITRTISSVTPGGFLYRVDLGLRPGGSRSPVAVSIDAALDHYYHWAETWERAVLLKATPVAGDIGLGREFLGDLEPVIYRKLLDYESIEDLKDMKIRLEGIRKENDVKLGRGGIRDIEFFVQATQLMSGGAVKKLRGLMNTLDGLSAMATTGFITKQVKEEMEHCYLFLRKVEHSIQLWDELQTHSIPTEESSLARLSRRMGFETTADFKAAYEEITSLVVKNCGNLFFDPEVELEEKGREFWEVADFMAEGNVNREEAISTLGNLGFLAPDDAIEIISSLMNPQRAGLTERGRILSKKVIPAFLSSIIRLSDPDSALMNLERFISGLGSKMSVYSLLSENPEIIALLSRLFSRGGMLSNFLIRHPEYLDSIILKDVTQFYDSEDAMARALGEIVSEEEFFEDKLNALRSFKHIESLKLCFKELSEDLEPIHVGKYLSMVADVVMDSSLELAKDSLKASSKKKKLLDNMVVLGLGKLGGREMSYTSDLDIIFIYEGDDHELFSKYGQRFISNLSVYTSESFCYKVDVELRPSGNSGALVASLEAFEEYHESSAHIWERQALVKARAVAGNRALGEKVMKVIENFVYAKELAPDFRKEIHRLRGRVEKELANETESKFNLKTGRGGLVDVEFLVQMLQLAHGPANPELRTANTMEAIGALYRAGLIKSGEALTLSEGYLFLRKMGNLLSLFNDRTKNEITRRDFDRMAPEFGGSGGEGDFLRSEYARVTGDIRGVYNKYFLGSA
- the tsaB gene encoding tRNA (adenosine(37)-N6)-threonylcarbamoyltransferase complex dimerization subunit type 1 TsaB, producing MKILGIETSTFSGSVSISDDDALLCEYVFNTGPRHNEVLIPTVEKLLSDCGLGKDDLDAVCVSTGPGSFTSLRIGVSTAKALSYSLGADLAGVPSLEILASNALWSGDDVCVMTDAGRGEVFFAFYDSEGKEVAEAEIATPESVCSKTRGKTVFVGSAAVLHAKLIREMQGGDALFLPPNLNTPRASGCALLGRKKILSGQKDDPFTLTPFYLRRSAAERGVESQKRG